In Puntigrus tetrazona isolate hp1 chromosome 24, ASM1883169v1, whole genome shotgun sequence, a genomic segment contains:
- the LOC122329791 gene encoding lipocalin-like, whose protein sequence is MTTVVLKMLCVLLCAVFASADVMPMTDFDLEKMGGKWYLIGFATNAKWFASHKDDMKMGTAMIVPTEAGDLDLSYTNLKSDGSCWRMTHLAKKTETPGRFVFHSQRWGNDNDMRVVDAKFDEYALIHTIKTKGDVSEVLNKLYSRTTEISDDLKEKFRTFSVDSGILEENIAMLPPNGECSVA, encoded by the exons ATGACGACCGTCGTATTGAAGATGCTGTGCGTTCTGCTCTGTGCAGTATTCGCTTCTGCTGATGTCATGCCCATGACAGACTTCGACCTGGAAAag ATGGGAGGAAAGTGGTATCTCATTGGCTTCGCTACAAATGCAAAATGGTTTGCCAGTCACAAGGATGACATGAAGATGGGAACTGCCATGATAGTGCCTACCGAGGCAGGAGACCTTGATCTTAGTTATACCAATCTCAA GAGTGATGGTTCCTGCTGGAGAATGACGCACCTTGCCAAGAAAACCGAGACTCCAGGACGTTTTGTCTTCCACAGCCAGC GTTGGGGAAATGATAACGACATGCGTGTGGTTGATGCCAAGTTTGATGAGTATGCTCTCATTCACACCATCAAGACCAAGGGAGATGTTTCTGAGGTTCTCAACAAACTCTACA GTCGTACCACAGAAATCTCTGATGACTTGAAGGAGAAGTTCAGGACGTTTTCTGTGGATTCCGGCATCCTTGAGGAAAACATTGCCATGCTGCCACCAAATG GAGAATGCTCAGTGGCCTAA